A window of Carassius carassius chromosome 44, fCarCar2.1, whole genome shotgun sequence contains these coding sequences:
- the LOC132126510 gene encoding E3 ubiquitin-protein ligase TRAIP-like produces the protein MPIRAYCTICSDFFDNSKDVSAIHCGHTFHYACLLQWFQSAPSKTCPQCRKQVSTRHIINKLFFDIAPEDDGTPVDPESLQNELDRMKAVLSGKEKEWRDKQKSVDTLKDTIERQKKDLDRLRKEVGDKEMLCSVLRKQLNFLESQKNEGQAAKEEAKRLRVKMKTYESLDVVLQGQRPEVEAMITDMGVGQSAVEQLSIYCISLKKEYDNLKGSLKSSNEMCEKLKRELISSNSKLQKATTETNRTKEDMKALQSDLSNADRESLKKKVEVLQRTLSTPTRTNEAISRLVFESPAPLELKPPGHGPMTDSQEIDLNLTFDINTPEQVEKKPVQVPSKKMRLDPSASSFKNTENALGHSNARVKDDVMMGPMLRNSLLFRKNAFGSMLDPSKFGTVRSGYDGLGGRAKFIQPSPLAEIRPLAMKSKRKKVSRPVTSKPTSSLTTLDGFLE, from the exons ATGCCCATTCGAGCATACTGCACCATCTGCTCAGATTTCTTTGATAATTCCAAAGATGTGTCTGCAATTCACTGTGGTCACACTTTTCATTATGCCTG TCTTCTCCAGTGGTTTCAGTCAGCCCCGAGCAAAACCTGTCCACAATGCAGGAAACAG GTCAGTACGCGGCACATAATCAACAAACTGTTCTTCGACATAGCACCAGAGGATGACGGGACGCCAGTGGATCCTGAAAGTTTACAG AATGAGCTTGATCGCATGAAAGCGGTGTTGTCTGGAAAAG AGAAAGAATGGAGGGACAAGCAGAAGTCAGTGGACACACTGAAAGACACAATTGAGAGGCAGAAGAAGGACCTGGATAGACTCCGCAAGGAAGTCGGAGACAAAGAGATGTTGTGTTCTGTCCTCCGG AAACAGCTGAATTTCTTGGAGAGTCAGAAAAATGAAGGGCAGGCAGCCAAAGAGGAAGCCAAGCGACTCCGAGTCAAAATGAAAACCTATGAGAG TTTAGACGTGGTCCTACAGGGTCAAAGGCCAGAGGTAGAGGCCATGATCACTGATATGGGCGTTGGTCAGTCTGCTGTTGAACAGCTCTCCATATACTGCATCTCACTTAAAAA GGAGTACGACAATCTGAAAGGAAGCCTCAAGTCATCAAATGAGATGTGTGAGAAGCTTAAAAGGGAACTGATCTCTTCTAACAGCAAG TTGCAAAAAGCTACAACAGAGACAAACAGGACAAAGGAGGACATGAAGGCACTTCAGAGCGACCTGTCCAACGCAGACAGAG AGAGCTTGAAGAAGAAGGTGGAAGTTCTTCAGCGGACGTTAAGTACTCCAACTCGCACTAATGAAGCCATCAGCAGACTGGTCTTCGAAAG CCCAGCTCCTCTGGAGCTGAAGCCTCCTGGTCATGGTCCGATGACAGACTCTCAGGAAATTGACCTCAACCTGACCTTCGACATTAACACACCTGAACAGGTTGAGAAGAAGCCCGTTCAGGTTCCATCTAAGAAGATGCGTCTGGACCCTTCAGC gtCCTCATTCAAAAACACGGAAAATGCGCTCGGACATAGT AACGCTCGTGTCAAAGATGATGTCATGATGGGGCCGATGTTAAGGAACTCGCTGCTCTTCAGAAAGAACGCATTTGGGAGCATGCTGGACCCCAGCAAATTCGGCACT GTAAGATCCGGCTATGATGGACTTGGAGGAAGAGCTAAATTTATCCAACCT TCTCCTTTAGCTGAGATTCGACCCCTCGCCATGAAGTCCAAGAGGAAGAAGGTCTCCAGGCCTGTTACAAGCAAGCCCACCTCCAGCCTGACCACTCTGGATGGTTTCTTGGAATAA
- the LOC132126509 gene encoding protein SAND-like, producing the protein MAADVYNKGAFWEVKNGNLVPPDRLRQDRSDSPTPGLVEGTEPGAGQEGAMFVHAQSFEDLTADSEPSTSDKAAEVGDSNLENAQEEALEGGEEEAQEGGLVVEQVEEGKEGVRNSNKAKEEDVTSETWRSHRKHMFVLSEAGKPIYTRYGTEEALSSIMGVMMLLMSFVEDKKNIIRSIHADGYRVVFLRKSPLILVGVFRTTCSDRELTRELQYIYYQIVSLLTLTQLNHVFQHRQSYDLRHLLAGSEHFTDNLLRLLDRDPGLLLRAVMCLPLASSARDVVSSSLQAAKAKNLVFSILLAGNRLVTLVRKKDQFLHHMDLHLLFNLVGSSSSFRQGEGWTPICLPKFNPAGFFHAHISYLEPASDLCLILVSTDREDFFNLSDCKKRFLERLRRRSAYQSMQEALSSPSYPVSQVGIPELRHFVYKSKSSGLYTSPDFPAPYQAEEEHERLMGLYQHLHSCLHHPTRPLRYIYHCTETENLYALVTSGFELYLCFSPLGTKGLAVSAVNKLLKWIRKEEDRLFILSPLTY; encoded by the exons ATGGCCGCAGACGTCTACAACAAGGGTGCTTTCTGGGAGGTTAAAAATGGCAACTTGGTGCCACCAGATCGACTCCGACAGGACCGATCGGACAGTCCGACGCCAGGGCTGGTGGAGGGGACAGAGCCAG GCGCTGGACAGGAGGGTGCCATGTTTGTTCACGCTCAGTCGTTTGAGGACCTGACTGCTGACAGCGAGCCCAGCACCAGTGACAAAGCTGCAGAGGTGGGCGACTCGAATCTAGAGAATGCTCAAGAAGAGGCTCTGGAAGGAGGTGAGGAGGAGGCGCAGGAGGGAGGTTTAGTGGTTGAACAGGTGGAAGAAGGGAAAGAGGGGGTTCGGAACAGCAACAAGGCAAAAGAGGAGGATGTGACAAGTGAAACATGGCGGAGCCACAGGAAGCATATGTTTGTCTTGAGTGAGGCGGGGAAGCCCATCTATACACGCTATGGAACAGAGGAAGCTCTCTCCAGCATCATGGGAGTCATGATGTTACTCATGTCATTTGTAGAGGATAAGAAGAACATCATACGCTCCATCCATGCAG ATGGCTACAGGGTGGTGTTCCTGCGGAAAAGCCCTCTCATCCTGGTGGGAGTCTTTCGCACTACCTGCTCCGACCGGGAATTGACACGAGAGCTTCAGTACATCTACTACCAGATCGTTAGCCTGCTCACCCTCACGCAGCTGAACCACGTCTTCCAGCACCGACAGAGCTACGACCTGCGCCACCTGCTGGCCGGCTCAGAGCACTTCACCGACAACCTTCTGCGGCTCCTCGACCGAGATCCAGGTCTGCTGCTGAGAGCCGTCATGTGCCTGCCTCTGGCCAGCTCGGCCCGTGACGTGGTCTCCTCCAGCTTGCAGGCTGCTAAAGCCAAGAACCTGGTGTTCTCCATCCTGCTTGCAGGAAACAGGCTGGTGACGCTGGTGCGCAAAAAAGACCAGTTTCTGCACCACATGGACCTGCACTTGCTCTTCAACTTGGTCGGCTCTTCGTCCTCCTTCCGACAAGGCGAAGGGTGGACACCCATATGTCTGCCCAAATTTAACCCAGCTGGATTTTTCCACGCGCATATTTCTTACTTGGAACCGGCCTCTGATCTCTGCCTTATCCTGGTGTCCACAGATCGTGAGGATTTCTTTAACCTCTCCGACTGTAAGAAGCGGTTCCTAGAGCGCTTGCGCAGACGCAGTGCATATCAATCAATGCAGGAAGCACTGAGCTCGCCAAGTTATCCAGTCTCACAGGTTGGCATACCTGAGCTGCGACACTTTGTGTACAAGTCTAAAAGCTCTGGGCTCTATACAAG TCCTGACTTTCCAGCACCATATCAGGCAGAAGAGGAGCATGAAAGGCTGATGGGATTGTACCAGCATCTGCACAGCTGCCTGCATCACCCCACACGTCCCCTACGCTACATTTACCACTGCACAGAGACTGAGAACCTTTATGCCTTG gtAACAAGTGGTTTCGAGCTCTACCTCTGTTTTAGTCCTCTGGGAACAAAGGGCCTGGCTGTGTCTGCTGTCAACAAGCTCCTAAAGTGGATCAGGAAGGAGGAGGATCGTCTGTTCATACTCAGTCCTTTAACATACTGA